The following are encoded in a window of Candidatus Endomicrobium procryptotermitis genomic DNA:
- a CDS encoding glutamine amidotransferase family protein — protein sequence MLKEGELRIPAGCAISGIIDKKGNRFGGQEIIKSIALMHDRSNGLGGGFAAYGIYPQYKDLFALHIFYDDLNIKMQTEEFLARHFDIESAGNIPTSQVPTVKNKPLIWRYFVHPRTYMVKEGFMDDKEFTARCVIRINKEYTGAYVFSSGKNMGVFKGVGYPEDIGEFFMLDTYEAYMWTAHGRFPTNTPGWWGGAHPFTMLNWSVVHNGEISSYDANRRFVEMFGYKCTLQTDTEVITYLFDLLIRKHGLPIEKAIEIMVAPFWDDIEKVNKDLQNELKSLRAVYSSALINGPFSIILGYEKGMIALNDRIKLRSLVAAEKGDRTYVASEESAIRIICADPERVWLPRGGEPVVALLEDDIQGGQNEHRF from the coding sequence ATGTTAAAAGAAGGGGAATTACGAATTCCTGCCGGCTGTGCGATTAGCGGAATCATAGATAAAAAAGGCAATAGGTTCGGCGGGCAGGAAATAATTAAATCCATCGCTTTAATGCATGACCGTTCAAACGGTTTAGGTGGCGGTTTCGCCGCTTACGGCATATATCCACAGTATAAAGATTTATTTGCGCTGCACATATTTTATGACGACTTAAATATTAAAATGCAGACGGAAGAGTTTCTTGCGAGACATTTTGATATTGAAAGTGCCGGAAATATACCCACAAGTCAGGTTCCTACCGTAAAAAATAAGCCTTTGATATGGCGTTATTTCGTTCATCCAAGAACTTATATGGTAAAGGAAGGTTTTATGGATGATAAAGAGTTTACCGCAAGATGTGTAATAAGAATAAATAAAGAATATACGGGCGCATACGTTTTTTCCAGCGGGAAAAATATGGGAGTGTTTAAGGGTGTCGGTTATCCAGAAGATATAGGTGAATTTTTTATGCTGGATACCTATGAAGCTTATATGTGGACAGCACATGGAAGATTTCCGACAAATACGCCCGGCTGGTGGGGAGGAGCACATCCTTTTACCATGCTTAACTGGTCGGTAGTGCATAATGGAGAAATTTCTTCTTATGATGCCAACAGACGTTTTGTTGAAATGTTTGGATATAAATGCACCCTTCAAACCGATACTGAAGTAATAACTTATCTGTTTGATCTTCTTATAAGAAAACATGGGCTTCCAATAGAAAAAGCCATAGAAATTATGGTCGCTCCTTTTTGGGACGATATAGAAAAAGTGAATAAAGATTTGCAAAATGAGCTTAAAAGTCTCAGAGCCGTTTATTCAAGCGCTTTGATAAATGGTCCTTTTTCGATAATACTCGGTTATGAAAAAGGAATGATTGCTTTAAACGACAGAATCAAACTGCGTTCTTTGGTCGCGGCCGAAAAAGGCGACAGAACTTATGTCGCAAGCGAAGAAAGCGCAATAAGAATCATTTGCGCAGATCCCGAAAGAGTGTGGTTGCCCAGAGGCGGGGAACCTGTAGTTGCTTTACTTGAAGACGATATTCAAGGAGGACAAAATGAGCATAGATTTTAA